Proteins encoded by one window of Diachasmimorpha longicaudata isolate KC_UGA_2023 chromosome 20, iyDiaLong2, whole genome shotgun sequence:
- the LOC135171461 gene encoding neurofilament heavy polypeptide-like gives MKCWGPLKAAVEYALAMTLAHLEGCSNGNTLNFQVMDAQLQKLLGEGHRLQEQFAPILQNCESNLCVWMKSMSLQMPLMSWKSRVQERMKMMHQEVASAEGKVSGCVRPVQQEYEGHLEMLNNQTRECVAKLPAGGGLDVPSGPGGRGEMESTSPSGPVLVSGGPMIVVEWMLSPVMVLTPGGSVVRTVEVTGTVLGSFPGEGVQVEYSASFESMVPFEGTRLFGTTEPFEGTEPFEGTTPFEGTEPFEATEPFETTEPFETTTPFETTKPFEGTEPFETTEPFETTEPFEATTPVETTKPFEGTEPFGTTEPFEGTTPFEATEPFEATEPFEATEPFEATEPFEATEPFETTEPFETTEPFETTEPFDPTAPSDFTTMVTPRVPTDLTTTGEDSLRDLTQFPESADSPATTIIISTTSDESATGGEPATAGVGLDELTTPGEVATPGENATPGESATPGEVTTAGENATPSDVTTPGENATPGEVTIPGERATPGDVTTPGEVTTPGEVTTPGKNATPGKVTTPGKNATPGEVTIPGENATSGEKATPGERATPGENSTPGEMATPGEMATPNENATPGNATIATNYSTPRETMDITNPGDQYEVKLVEPKI, from the exons ATGAAGTGCTGGGGGCCCTTGAAGGCAGCGGTGGAGTACGCCCTGGCGATGACCCTCGCCCACCTGGAGGGCTGCTCCAACGGCAACACCCTCAACTTCCAGGTGATGGACGCGCAGCTCCAGAAGCTACTCGGG GAAGGGCATCGTCTCCAGGAGCAGTTCGCCCCGATCCTCCAGAACTGCGAGAGTAATTTGTGCGTCTGGATGAAGTCGATGTCGCTGCAGATGCCTCTGATGTCCTGGAAGTCACGAGTCCAGGAGCGCATGAAGATGATGCACCAGGAGGTGGCGTCAGCTGAAGGGAAAGTCTCGGGGTGCGTTCGTCCGGTTCAACAGGAATACGAAGGACATCTGGAGATGCTGAACAATCAGACGAGGGAATGCGTGGCAAAACTACCGGCAGGTGGTGGGTTAGATGTCCCTTCGGGTCCAGGTGGACGTGGTGAGATGGAATCGACAAGTCCGAGTGGACCTGTTCTAGTCAGCGGGGGCCCTATGATCGTAGTTGAATGGATGCTGAGTCCTGTGATGGTGCTGACACCTGGGGGATCAGTCGTCAGGACAGTTGAGGTGACGGGAACAGTTTTGGGTAGTTTTCCTGGTGAAGGTGTCCAGGTTGAATATAGTGCATCCTTCGAGTCTATGGTACCCTTCGAAGGTACTAGACTTTTCGGAACTACTGAGCCCTTTGAAGGTACTGAGCCCTTCGAAGGTACCACACCCTTTGAAGGTACCGAGCCCTTCGAAGCTACCGAGCCCTTCGAAACTACCGAGCCCTTCGAAACTACCACACCCTTCGAGACTACCAAACCCTTCGAAGGTACCGAGCCCTTCGAGACTACTGAGCCCTTCGAAACTACCGAGCCCTTCGAAGCTACCACACCCGTCGAGACTACCAAACCCTTCGAAGGTACCGAGCCCTTTGGAACTACTGAACCCTTTGAAGGTACCACACCCTTCGAAGCTACTGAGCCCTTCGAAGCTACCGAGCCCTTCGAAGCTACTGAGCCCTTTGAAGCTACCGAGCCCTTCGAAGCTACTGAGCCCTTCGAGACTACCGAACCCTTCGAGACTACTGAGCCCTTCGAAACTACCGAACCCTTCGACCCTACGGCCCCATCAGACTTTACGACGATGGTCACCCCAAGAGTCCCAACTGACTTAACAACGACAGGAGAAGATTCCCTACGTGATCTGACGCAATTCCCTGAATCAGCAGATTCACCTGCGACAACGATCATCATCTCCACGACTTCCGATGAATCAGCAACAGGTGGTGAACCTGCGACCGCAGGTGTTGGTCTAGATGAATTGACAACTCCAGGTGAAGTAGCAACTCCAGGTGAAAATGCAACTCCAGGTGAAAGTGCAACTCCAGGTGAAGTGACAACTGCAGGTGAAAATGCAACTCCAAGTGATGTGACAACTCCAGGTGAAAATGCAACTCCAGGTGAAGTGACAATTCCAGGTGAAAGAGCAACTCCAGGTGATGTGACAACTCCAGGTGAAGTGACAACTCCAGGTGAAGTGACAACTCCAGGTAAAAATGCAACTCCAGGTAAAGTGACAACTCCAGGTAAAAATGCAACTCCAGGTGAAGTGACAATTCCAGGTGAAAATGCAACTTCAGGTGAAAAGGCAACTCCAGGTGAAAGAGCAACTCCAGGTGAAAATTCAACTCCAG GTGAGATGGCAACTCCAGGTGAAATGGCAACTCCAAATGAAAATGCAACTCCAGGTAATGCTACAATAGCTACGAACTACTCAACTCCACGTGAAACAATGGACATAACCAATCCTGGAGATCAATACGAAGTTAAACTCGTGGAACCGAAAATCTGA
- the Vps16a gene encoding vacuolar protein sorting-associated protein 16 homolog: MSVMLTADWFALGRDLYFRKFELYPLDFQREVDPGNLVVASPYGGTIAVTRDPKKFVKVQGSTKPLVSLYFSSGKFFSKFTWNSGQLLALHWSHQEELLCVQDDGMVLIYDLFGVFQSTFSLGNGVKSTKVIDCRFFTTVSGTGIAVLTSTNVIYLVNNITEPKVRQLSDIPKLGGPIDSWLVIRHERQSQVIVANQNGVYMVNHVSKTPPPIPFSSLFNAKVTNIRAMALSASHQHIALLGDSGHLWMGSSDLKNKYREVQINVSDVATSMSWCGVEAVICVVNTTMTIAGRSGDTIAYSYDSPLHLISEVDGVRIISGSSHEMIQKVPNVVQKVFRINSTDPASYLLEASRQFQKRSHKADSYIDLIKEKLDSAIKDCVNAASHEFDPDTQKLLMRAAKFGKGFSKTLNPERYVTMCRILRVLNAVRHPAIGIPLTFTQLDMLTPQVLLDRLVLRRHYYLSIQIARHLKMPEMDGESRILAHWACYKVKQTVLDKEHIAEEIAAKLGYAPGVSYAEIAEKAADCGRKQLAIKLIDYEPRAQLQVPLLLKLGIEQAALNKAVESGNTDLVYTVILYFQGNMPLANFEMSIKHCPLAMSLYVKYCQNHNREALLNIYVMHDDFYEQALWYVKESYNPKNIQTREALLKNAQEKFKTGRFDMNAALTEEQVKLLKHQRSLQDTLKEQIVGKPLHDTVKLLLLQNEIKLAENLRSEYKIPDRRYWWLRIQCLAEKGMWSDLEKLSKGKKSPFGYEPFIDECLKYGNRLEAKKYLPRVREELKIKYFTKMGMLTEAAQTAYEQKDSSALTFVLAQCGPSDRSLAEKINGMIVSLKNGK, translated from the exons ATGTCGGTGATGTTAACAGCGGATTGGTTCGCCCTCGGCCGAGACCTCTACTTCAG AAAATTCGAGCTCTACCCCCTGGACTTTCAACGTGAAGTCGACCCTGGTAACCTCGTGGTAGCATCCCCCTACGGTGGTACCATAGCAGTCACTCGAGACCCAAAAAAATTCGTCAAAGTCCAGGGCTCGACAAAACCCCTCGTCTCCCTCTACTTCTCCTCCGGAAAATTCTTCTCAAAATTCACCTGGAACAGCGGCCAACTGTTGGCCCTCCACTGGTCCCACCAAGAAGAGCTTCTCTGCGTCCAGGACGATGGAATGGTCCTCATCTACGATCTCTTCGGTGTCTTCCAGTCAACCTTCAGCCTCGGAAACGGCGTGAAGAGCACTAAAGTCATCGACTGCAGATTCTTCACGACCGTCAGCGGCACTGGAATAGCTGTCCTGACGTCAACCAACGTCATATACCTGGTGAACAACATCACTGAGCCGAAGGTCCGCCAACTCTCGGATATTCCCAAGCTGGGGGGACCCATTGACTCCTGGCTGGTGATACGACACGAGAGACAGAGTCAGGTGATTGTTGCTAATCAAAATGGCGTCTACATGGTGAATCACGTCAGCAAGACCCCACCACCAATTCCCTTCTCCAGCCTCTTCAACGCGAAAGTGACGAACATCAGGGCGATGGCCCTGTCCGCTAGTCACCAGCACATCGCACTTCTTGGAGACAGTGGACACCTCTGGATGGGCTCGTCAGACCTGAAGAACAAGTACAGAGAGGTCCAGATCAACGTCAGTGACGTCGCCACGTCGATGTCGTGGTGTGGGGTTGAGGCTGTCATCTGTGTTGTCAACACGACGATGACAATTGCTGGGAGAAGTGGAGATACGATTGCTTATTCTTATGATTCACCTCTTCATCTTATTTCGGAGGTCGATGGGGTGAGAATCATCTCTGGGAGCAGTCACGAGATGATTCAGAAGGTTCCTAATGTTGTTCAGAAGGTGTTTAGGATTAATTCGACGGATCCGGCGTCGTATCTGCTGGAGGCGTCGAGACAGTTCCAGAAGAGGAGCCATAAGGCTGATAGCTATATTGATCTGATTAAGGAGAAGTTGGATTCTGCGATTAAG GACTGTGTGAACGCTGCGAGTCACGAGTTCGATCCCGACACCCAGAAGCTCCTCATGAGGGCTGCCAAGTTTGGAAAAGGTTTTTCCAAGACCCTAAACCCCGAGAGGTATGTCACCATGTGCCGTATCCTCCGTGTCCTCAACGCAGTTCGTCATCCAGCCATTGGCATTCCCCTGACCTTCACACAACTCGACATGCTCACCCCCCAGGTCCTGCTGGATCGTTTGGTCCTCAGGAGGCACTACTACCTCAGCATCCAGATAGCCAGACACCTCAAGATGCCGGAGATGGATGGAGAGAGCAGAATACTGGCCCATTGGGCCTGTTACAAGGTCAAGCAGACAGTTCTTGATAAAGAACACATTGCGGAGGAGATTGCTGCCAAATTGGGGTACGCACCAGGTGTTTCATACGCTGAAATTGCGGAAAAAGCTGCTGATTGTGGGAGAAAACAATTGGCGATTAAGCTGATTGATTATGAACCTCGAGCTCAGCTCCAGGTGCCTCTTCTCTTGAAGCTGGGGATCGAACAGGCTGCGCTGAATAAGGCAGTGGAGAGTGGTAATACAGACCTGGTGTACACTGTCATTCTGTACTTTCAGGGTAACATGCCACTCGCTAATTTTGAGATGTCTATCAAGCATTGTCCGTTGGCGATGAGTCTGTATGTGAAGTACTGTCAGAATCATAATCGTGAGGCCCTGCTGAACATCTACGTGATGCATGATGATTTTTACGAGCAGGCGTTGTGGTACGTCAAGGAGAGTTACAATCCAAAG AATATTCAGACACGTGAAGCACTTCTGAAGAACGCCCAGGAGAAGTTCAAAACAGGAAGATTTGACATGAATGCAGCACTCACCGAGGAACAAGTGAAATTACTGAAGCATCAGAGATCTCTGCAGGACACACTGAAGGAGCAGATCGTTGGGAAACCGCTGCATGACACCGTCAAGTTGCTTCTGCTccagaatgaaataaaattggctGAGAATTTACGGTCCGAGTACAAAATACCAGACAGGAGGTACTGGTGGCTGAGGATCCAGTGTCTTGCTGAGAAAGGGATGTGGAGTGACCTGGAGAAGCTGTCGAAGGGGAAGAAATCACCGTTTGGGTATGAG CCCTTCATTGACGAATGCCTGAAATACGGAAATCGGTTGGAAGCAAAGAAATATCTCCCACGAGTCAGAGAAGAATTGAAGATAAAATACTTCACGAAAATGGG AATGTTGACAGAGGCAGCTCAGACAGCTTACGAACAGAAAGACTCATCCGCCCTGACATTTGTACTGGCCCAATGTGGCCCTTCGGACCGATCCTTAGCCGAGAAAATCAACGGAATGATCGTCAGTCTGAAAAATGGAAAGTGA
- the Ppcs gene encoding phosphopantothenate--cysteine ligase produces MESNWEEFYANQPKPSDLETSTKLLDNFVKRYSSDDTKIALVTSGGTTVPLEHNTVRFVDNFSAGTRGAISTEYFLKHGYAVIFMYRAKSLEPFSRHFTGQKFLDMLDLTQKDGRPQLTVCDKYSSSVAEALVKYKSAIREGKLLQLSFTTLSEYLWLLRAASQAVAPLKKRVVLYLAAAVSDFYVPSNEMSVHKIGSTIGAPKIALHLVPKILKPLVSLWVPEAFVVSFKLETDENLLISKARASLNTYNHKLVIANMLQTRKQKVTMVDKDKDYVLSLTKDQMDQGEEIESSIITDLVKRHQNFLSPNDSS; encoded by the exons ATGGAGTCAAACTGGGAAGAATTCTACGCAAATCAGCCGAAACCCAGTGACCTGGAGACCAGCACGAAATTACTCGACAATTTCGTAAAACGTTATTCCTCCGACGACACCAAAATAGCTCTAGTGACG AGTGGAGGAACGACTGTTCCCCTGGAGCACAACACAGTCAGATTTGTTGATAACTTCTCAGCCGGCACCAGGGGCGCCATCTCCACGGAGTACTTCCTGAAGCACGGATATGCTGTCATCTTCATGTACAG GGCAAAATCGTTAGAGCCCTTTTCTCGACACTTTACGGGTCAAAAATTCTTGGACATGTTGGACCTCACCCAGAAAGATGGCAGGCCACAGTTGACAGTCTGTGATAAATATTCATCGAGTGTTGCTGAGGCTCTGGTGAAGTACAAAAGTGCAATTCGAGAGGGAAAATTACTCCAGTTGAGCTTCACGACTTTGTCGGAATATCTCTGGCTGCTCAGAGCTGCTTCACAGGCGGTGGCACCCTTGAAGAAACGAGTTGTGTTGTATTTGGCTGCTGCTGTTTCTGATTTTTATGTTCCATCGAATgaaatg tCTGTCCACAAAATTGGGTCGACGATTGGAGCTCCGAAGATAGCTCTCCACCTGGTACCGAAAATCTTGAAGCCTCTGGTCAGTCTTTGGGTTCCTGAGGCGTTCGTGGTGTCTTTCAAACTTGAAACTGatgagaatttattgatttcgAAGGCGAGGGCTTCCCTGAACACGTATAATCATAAG CTGGTGATCGCTAATATGTTGCAAACTCGCAAGCAGAAGGTCACAATGGTCGACAAGGACAAGGACTACGTCCTCTCCCTCACGAAGGACCAGATGGATCAGGGGGAGGAGATCGAGAGCTCCATAATCACCGATTTAGTCAAAAGACACCAAAACTTTTTATCCCCAAACGACAGCAGCTGA